A part of Gossypium hirsutum isolate 1008001.06 chromosome A07, Gossypium_hirsutum_v2.1, whole genome shotgun sequence genomic DNA contains:
- the LOC107955394 gene encoding chloroplast envelope quinone oxidoreductase homolog: protein MDKIKTMMRAVQYSKYGGGVADLKQVEVPVPSPKKDEVLIKVETASINPIDWKLQDGVARPFLPRKFPHIPGTDVAGEVVQVGSEVQSFKVGENVVAVLGNGGALAEYAVANEGSTVSRPPEVSAREAAALPIAGLAAHQSLTQLAGLKLDGTGPEVNVLVTAASGGVGQYAVQLLKFANAHITATCGARNIDLVRSLGADEVLDYKTPDGGALKSPSGRKYDVIIHCAHNIPWSTFEANLTSKGKVVDTTPGFGTLMSVAFKKITFAKKQLIPLFTSPKKENLEFLVKLVKEGKLKPVIDSVHPLSKAEEAWAKSIDGHATGKILVEP, encoded by the exons CAAGTTGAAGTTCCGGTTCCCAGTCCAAAAAAGGATGAAGTTTTGATCAAAGTAGAGACAGCTAGTATTAACCCAATCGACTGGAAACTACAGGACGGGGTAGCTCGGCCATTTTTACCTCGGAAATTCCCCCACATTCCTG GTACCGATGTAGCTGGAGAAGTCGTACAAGTTGGATCAGAAGTCCAGAGTTTCAAAGTTGGGGAGAACGTTGTTGCCGTACTTGGT AATGGAGGTGCACTAGCTGAGTATGCTGTCGCTAATGAAGGTTCCACAGTTTCAAGGCCTCCAGAGGTATCAGCCCGTGAAGCGGCGGCTTTGCCAATTGCTGGCCTCGCAGCTCACCAGTCACTCACCCAGCTTGCTGGGCTCAAACTCGATGGAACCGGCCCGGAAGTGAATGTATTGGTTACCGCTGCTTCAGGTGGTGTAGGTCAATATGCCGTTCAACTCCTAAAGTTTGCAAATGCACACATTACAGCCACTTGTGGGGCTCGTAACATAGATTTAGTCAGGAGCCTGGGGGCTGATGAGGTTCTTGACTACAAAACTCCTGATGGGGGGGCTCTCAAGAGCCCTTCTGGTCGAAAATACGATGTAATCATCCACTGCGCACACAACATTCCTTGGTCTACCTTTGAGGCTAACTTGACTTCAAAAGGGAAGGTAGTAGATACCACTCCTGGTTTCGGTACTTTGATGAGTGTTGCTTTCAAAAAGATAACATTCGCAAAGAAGCAACTCATACCCTTGTTCACCTCACCTAAGAAAGAAAACCTCGAATTTCTTGTGAAGTTGGTGAAAGAAGGAAAGCTTAAGCCAGTAATTGATTCAGTACATCCTCTAAGTAAGGCTGAAGAGGCTTGGGCCAAGAGCATTGACGGCCATGCCACTGGCAAGATTCTTGTGGAGCCATAA